In Acaryochloris marina S15, a single genomic region encodes these proteins:
- a CDS encoding TerD family protein produces MTPDPAPQSLPKHVAQLRCGLGWDIQTKTALDLDMAVLALGADGKLVEGKEGMIYAGHRRHPSRAIKLLNDNLTGEGEGDDEQLLIHLLTLPADIIKLLFVVSIDCGEAQKQDFSQAKNAFWRLLDDANQGVLLQCSLSNAQWQGVTMLLVASLERVDTQWQIVPCLAAAPQKNRNELLNQHLAD; encoded by the coding sequence ATGACTCCTGATCCTGCACCTCAATCTTTGCCCAAGCATGTTGCTCAACTCCGCTGTGGTCTCGGCTGGGATATTCAAACCAAAACAGCCCTAGATCTAGATATGGCGGTCTTGGCTCTTGGAGCGGATGGGAAATTGGTGGAAGGGAAAGAGGGCATGATTTATGCGGGGCATCGCCGCCATCCATCTAGGGCGATTAAGCTGCTCAATGACAATCTGACGGGTGAAGGTGAGGGGGATGATGAACAGCTATTAATCCATTTGTTGACGTTACCGGCAGATATCATCAAGCTTTTGTTTGTGGTCTCTATTGATTGTGGGGAAGCGCAGAAGCAAGATTTTAGTCAGGCAAAGAATGCATTTTGGCGACTATTGGATGATGCCAACCAAGGGGTGTTGTTGCAGTGTTCCTTATCTAATGCTCAGTGGCAGGGCGTGACGATGCTGTTAGTTGCATCTCTGGAACGCGTGGATACTCAATGGCAAATCGTTCCTTGTTTGGCAGCTGCCCCACAGAAAAATCGTAATGAGCTGCTGAATCAGCATCTTGCCGATTAA
- the csaB gene encoding polysaccharide pyruvyl transferase CsaB, producing the protein MRAILSGYYGFGNGGDEALLATLLQMLPEEVSPLVLSSNPKQTARQYQVETCDRNNSIRVLQAMQQSQAFIWGGGSLIQDATSALSPVYYIGLMGLAQGLGLKTIAWAQGIGPLKRKSTQILARRAFRNCSAVSVRDPASAKYIEDWGIPYQIAPDPVWNLTAKSVGWVDKLPSPKVALVLRSHPQLTPNRLQKLTTALLKFQAQTEAHILIIPFQATQDLEIAQSIHDRISNHSSLIRLTNPSDLKGVFQTVDMTIAMRLHGLIMAAAEGNRCFALSYDPKVRQFMQAQHCPGWNLDQIPDDPEVICKNWLEHFQKGEGLSRNEIVNCTQQALMHQQVLHKTLLA; encoded by the coding sequence ATGCGAGCAATTTTAAGTGGCTACTATGGTTTCGGCAATGGCGGTGATGAAGCTTTGCTGGCGACCCTGCTGCAAATGCTGCCGGAGGAGGTGTCGCCTTTAGTTTTGTCTTCTAATCCCAAGCAAACAGCACGGCAATATCAGGTTGAGACTTGCGATCGCAACAATTCCATCCGCGTATTGCAAGCCATGCAACAATCCCAAGCCTTTATATGGGGCGGCGGCAGCCTGATTCAAGATGCAACCAGTGCCCTCAGTCCGGTCTACTATATTGGCCTGATGGGATTGGCCCAAGGACTAGGCTTAAAGACCATTGCCTGGGCTCAGGGCATTGGTCCTCTGAAGCGCAAAAGCACTCAAATCCTTGCTCGTCGGGCGTTTCGCAACTGCTCAGCGGTGAGTGTTCGCGATCCAGCTTCAGCAAAATATATCGAAGATTGGGGCATTCCCTACCAAATAGCTCCCGATCCAGTCTGGAATTTAACGGCAAAATCGGTGGGCTGGGTGGATAAGCTGCCGTCGCCGAAGGTGGCATTGGTGTTAAGGTCGCATCCCCAACTCACCCCCAATCGCTTACAAAAGCTCACCACAGCTCTACTTAAATTCCAGGCCCAAACCGAAGCCCATATCCTGATCATTCCCTTTCAAGCTACGCAGGATCTAGAGATTGCTCAATCGATTCATGACAGAATTTCAAACCATAGTTCGCTGATTCGTCTGACCAATCCCAGCGACCTTAAAGGGGTCTTCCAAACCGTCGATATGACCATTGCCATGCGCCTGCATGGACTGATTATGGCCGCGGCCGAAGGCAATCGCTGTTTTGCCCTCAGCTATGACCCTAAGGTTCGCCAATTTATGCAGGCGCAACATTGTCCCGGCTGGAACTTGGATCAAATCCCCGATGACCCTGAGGTGATTTGCAAAAACTGGCTAGAGCATTTCCAAAAAGGAGAGGGATTGTCGAGGAATGAGATTGTAAATTGCACTCAACAAGCTCTCATGCACCAACAGGTATTGCACAAAACTCTCCTTGCATGA
- a CDS encoding CTB family bacteriocin, with amino-acid sequence MAQYPDIHIHVESGFWLFPSYIHVHLLVQVRSIMSELFTELSDQQQEIVAGGSVTLLNVNATNFYSNTEILGAAGAAGSTPGGSVAVGEIAGANQEIDTKALSVQFGNVA; translated from the coding sequence ATGGCACAGTACCCGGATATTCACATTCATGTTGAGTCTGGCTTTTGGTTATTTCCAAGCTATATTCACGTTCATTTATTAGTGCAAGTGAGATCTATCATGTCTGAATTATTTACTGAACTGTCTGATCAACAGCAAGAGATTGTCGCTGGTGGATCAGTCACACTACTCAACGTCAATGCCACAAATTTCTACTCCAATACTGAAATCCTTGGTGCTGCTGGGGCTGCTGGCTCCACACCAGGTGGATCAGTTGCTGTTGGCGAAATTGCTGGTGCGAACCAAGAAATTGACACTAAAGCGCTTAGTGTTCAATTCGGTAATGTTGCTTAG
- a CDS encoding DUF2499 domain-containing protein, with protein sequence MHALSIPTWIIHVSSVIEWIMAIWLIWTYSEVSQNPAWRWFSLAMLPALVGAMCACTWHFFDNPAELEWLVTLQASMTVLGNIALCGAAALLWSQRQPNDA encoded by the coding sequence ATGCACGCCCTCTCAATTCCCACTTGGATTATTCACGTCTCCAGCGTGATCGAGTGGATTATGGCCATTTGGCTGATTTGGACCTATAGCGAAGTCAGCCAAAATCCGGCATGGCGGTGGTTTTCCTTGGCCATGCTGCCCGCCTTGGTGGGGGCCATGTGTGCCTGTACTTGGCATTTCTTCGATAATCCTGCCGAACTGGAATGGCTCGTGACCTTACAAGCGTCTATGACCGTCCTTGGCAATATTGCTCTCTGTGGTGCTGCTGCCCTGCTTTGGTCTCAACGCCAGCCTAACGATGCTTAA
- a CDS encoding CTB family bacteriocin produces MESQFYPALFQFFPTFKSLIMPGKSSELFIELSENEQEIVAGGTTTLFNLNQTAFFSQLNLYQASGIATAGPNGASASGSITRTNQTINTSALNFAFGQVD; encoded by the coding sequence ATGGAATCACAATTTTATCCAGCCCTATTCCAGTTTTTCCCAACGTTCAAATCACTCATTATGCCTGGTAAATCTTCTGAGTTATTTATAGAGCTATCTGAAAACGAGCAGGAAATTGTTGCAGGTGGGACAACAACATTGTTCAACCTAAATCAAACAGCCTTCTTCTCTCAGTTAAATCTCTATCAAGCGAGTGGCATAGCTACTGCTGGCCCCAACGGTGCTAGCGCATCTGGGTCAATCACTAGAACCAACCAAACCATAAACACTAGTGCGCTCAACTTTGCCTTCGGTCAAGTTGATTAA
- a CDS encoding cupin: MTSANPPRFNRLEVGAQGECTPMQLPTSGLDLFPERHPYRFCRFLCDLEDMVASVADDRDRVRIATILVHRLITQSLWIYQACPHPDPESGISTQRLYREPGYPFTVKIVAWSPGLQSPVHNHAAWSVIALLGDSTCGQEKNQFWCRQDDGQQANFAHLLPASQCVLKPGDILGMMPDAIHNICSLSSANAQKPTYTFNVYGAADLRHRYIFDTDKNTQQNH, translated from the coding sequence ATGACGTCTGCTAATCCACCTCGCTTCAATCGACTAGAAGTTGGTGCCCAAGGAGAATGCACCCCAATGCAGCTGCCAACGTCAGGCTTAGACCTTTTTCCTGAACGTCATCCCTATCGATTTTGTCGTTTTCTGTGCGATCTAGAAGATATGGTGGCATCTGTCGCAGATGATCGCGATCGTGTCCGCATTGCCACTATCCTGGTTCACCGCTTAATCACTCAGTCTCTCTGGATCTACCAAGCTTGTCCGCATCCTGACCCTGAGTCCGGGATATCCACCCAAAGACTATATCGGGAACCCGGTTATCCCTTTACTGTCAAAATTGTTGCCTGGAGCCCTGGCCTCCAGTCTCCTGTTCATAATCATGCTGCTTGGAGTGTCATTGCCTTGTTAGGAGATAGCACCTGTGGCCAGGAAAAAAATCAATTTTGGTGTCGACAAGATGATGGTCAGCAAGCCAACTTTGCTCATCTTCTCCCCGCAAGTCAGTGTGTTTTAAAGCCAGGAGATATTTTGGGAATGATGCCAGATGCCATTCATAATATCTGTTCTCTCAGCTCAGCTAATGCCCAAAAACCAACCTACACCTTTAATGTCTATGGTGCAGCGGATCTAAGGCATCGCTATATCTTTGATACAGATAAGAACACCCAGCAAAATCACTAG
- a CDS encoding HlyD family secretion protein gives MNTLQPDQLHFVQEDEFLPSISPWVSMGGMVLVLVFGAAVAISSTLKFSITVKAPAAIRPAGGLSVVQSGMDGTITHISVEENQIVKKGDLFAQLDDSGLQNRKSQLQGDIQSITLQRYQINAQLRALDNQIIAETRLVSRSIAAAEANLTSHRRRYQNLKISTEADLEEAQAGYHLASEEYLRFKELEESGAIAKLQVKEKEASLKAASARIKRLKAATNPTDATIDQALEQIAQERARGGVTLAGLNQQKEQLMRTRIEAQKQLQHTQKELQQIDHELKGTQIRAPIDGTVLQLNLRNPGQVVQPGIPIAQIAPRNAPLIIKAKVGAQDINQVKTGQTVQMRVSACPYTDYGTLKGTVTNVSPDAIPMSDAGTSPAFYEVTVQPRTLYMGTQQRWCRLQFGMEGRADIVSRQETVLQFVLKKARLMSNF, from the coding sequence ATGAATACCCTCCAACCTGATCAACTTCACTTTGTTCAGGAAGATGAATTTCTACCCTCCATTAGCCCATGGGTTTCCATGGGAGGAATGGTTTTGGTGCTGGTATTCGGTGCCGCTGTCGCCATTTCTTCCACTCTCAAATTCAGCATTACCGTCAAAGCGCCTGCAGCTATCCGGCCCGCAGGTGGCCTGAGTGTTGTCCAAAGTGGGATGGACGGCACCATAACCCATATCAGCGTTGAGGAGAACCAGATCGTCAAAAAAGGCGATCTGTTTGCGCAGCTAGACGATTCAGGGTTGCAAAACCGAAAAAGTCAACTGCAAGGAGATATCCAATCCATTACGCTTCAGAGATATCAGATCAATGCCCAACTCAGAGCTTTAGACAATCAAATTATTGCTGAAACCCGGTTAGTCAGCCGTTCCATTGCAGCCGCAGAAGCCAACTTAACGTCCCACCGTCGTCGCTATCAAAACCTCAAAATCAGTACAGAAGCAGACTTAGAAGAAGCCCAAGCCGGATACCACCTCGCGTCCGAAGAGTATCTCCGATTTAAAGAACTAGAAGAATCAGGGGCTATTGCTAAGCTACAGGTCAAAGAGAAGGAAGCCTCTTTAAAAGCGGCATCCGCCAGGATTAAGCGTCTTAAAGCCGCAACCAATCCCACAGACGCCACCATTGATCAAGCCCTAGAACAAATTGCTCAGGAACGAGCCAGAGGCGGTGTTACCCTAGCGGGCCTCAATCAGCAAAAAGAACAGCTGATGCGCACCCGCATCGAAGCTCAGAAACAGCTCCAACACACTCAAAAAGAGCTGCAGCAGATCGATCATGAACTCAAAGGCACCCAAATTCGGGCGCCCATCGATGGCACCGTTTTACAGCTGAATCTGCGAAATCCCGGACAAGTCGTGCAGCCCGGAATCCCAATCGCCCAAATCGCCCCTCGCAATGCTCCTCTGATTATCAAGGCGAAGGTCGGCGCCCAAGATATCAACCAAGTGAAAACAGGACAGACGGTCCAAATGAGAGTGTCAGCCTGCCCATACACCGATTACGGCACCTTAAAAGGAACCGTTACAAATGTGTCGCCCGATGCCATTCCGATGAGTGATGCTGGCACCAGTCCCGCCTTTTATGAGGTCACCGTTCAACCTCGCACCTTATATATGGGCACTCAACAGCGCTGGTGCCGCCTGCAATTTGGGATGGAGGGTCGAGCAGATATTGTGTCACGCCAAGAAACCGTTCTCCAATTTGTGTTGAAAAAAGCCCGCTTGATGTCCAACTTTTAA
- a CDS encoding calcium-binding protein: MPIHIQDTFNGTASSEEVIGSAGNDKILGGGGNDTLWGAAGNNTLFGGNGNDYLGDQGGNSLLWGGNGNDELFGDGGNDTLHGGSGNDTVLGGNGNDILYANFGSDMLRGGNGLDTIYGANGNDTLVGDGGADVLYGRAGNDVFVGGNESGKGDRLYGQSGNDTMSGCRGDDSLYGGYGNDSLKGGRDNDLLDGGHGQDYLLGGFGNDIIRGSFGNDTVVGGNEAGGDTLYGDQGNDSLLACEGDDHLFGGTGNDSIKGGGGDNLIMGNQGNDTLQGGYGNDIFRFESAADGSDIILDYKTAEDQIEVDGSNFGLAKGILSADAFVLGARAQDSGDRFIYNQSSGQLFFDADGSGGQSQTLLATLSNPSWSNRSGFSNSEISVI; the protein is encoded by the coding sequence ATGCCCATTCACATTCAAGACACTTTCAATGGAACTGCAAGTAGCGAAGAAGTCATCGGTAGTGCCGGCAATGACAAGATATTAGGGGGAGGTGGCAACGATACACTTTGGGGAGCTGCGGGTAACAATACGCTCTTTGGTGGTAATGGCAACGACTACCTAGGCGATCAAGGCGGAAATAGCCTGCTCTGGGGAGGCAATGGCAATGATGAGTTGTTTGGAGATGGGGGTAACGACACCTTACATGGCGGCAGTGGCAACGACACTGTTCTAGGTGGCAATGGCAACGATATCCTGTACGCAAATTTTGGCTCAGATATGCTCAGAGGCGGAAATGGCCTCGATACAATTTACGGTGCAAATGGCAACGACACCCTAGTCGGTGACGGTGGTGCCGATGTTTTGTATGGCCGTGCTGGCAACGACGTTTTCGTTGGTGGCAATGAATCCGGCAAAGGTGATCGGCTCTATGGACAGTCTGGGAATGACACCATGAGTGGATGCAGGGGAGATGACTCTCTATATGGTGGCTATGGCAACGATTCTCTCAAAGGCGGTCGAGATAATGATCTATTAGATGGTGGCCATGGGCAGGATTACCTCCTTGGCGGTTTTGGCAATGACATCATCAGAGGCTCTTTTGGCAATGACACTGTAGTGGGGGGAAATGAAGCAGGTGGAGATACGCTATATGGCGATCAAGGAAATGATTCGCTGTTAGCGTGTGAAGGGGATGATCACCTATTCGGAGGAACAGGTAATGATTCTATCAAAGGAGGCGGTGGGGATAACCTGATCATGGGTAATCAAGGCAATGACACTCTGCAGGGTGGCTATGGCAACGATATCTTCCGATTTGAATCTGCTGCAGATGGTAGCGATATCATTCTGGATTACAAGACTGCGGAGGATCAAATTGAAGTTGACGGCAGTAACTTTGGGCTGGCTAAAGGCATACTATCTGCAGATGCATTTGTCTTAGGGGCGAGAGCCCAAGACAGTGGTGATCGGTTTATCTATAACCAAAGTTCAGGTCAGCTATTCTTCGACGCTGATGGGAGTGGTGGTCAAAGCCAAACCCTTCTAGCCACCTTGTCCAATCCTTCTTGGTCCAATCGTTCAGGATTCTCCAATAGCGAAATTTCTGTGATTTAA
- a CDS encoding CTB family bacteriocin: MSELFTELSDQQQEIVAGGSITLINANLTSFNSNTEVLGAAGGAASGPGGSAAVGEIAGANQELHTTAINFQFGNVL; this comes from the coding sequence ATGTCTGAATTATTTACTGAATTATCTGATCAACAGCAAGAAATCGTTGCTGGTGGTTCAATCACATTGATCAACGCCAATCTAACTAGCTTCAACTCCAATACTGAAGTCCTTGGAGCTGCAGGTGGCGCTGCTTCTGGCCCTGGTGGATCTGCAGCGGTTGGTGAAATTGCTGGTGCGAACCAAGAACTTCATACCACTGCCATTAACTTTCAGTTTGGCAACGTACTATAG
- a CDS encoding DUF3593 domain-containing protein, which produces MALKDALFAVSLIPYLGFLWFLTRSGQAPRLALIGFYLTLLFIAVTAPAGIYALKVYDVSLANLDWLHGSAEVFLTLSNIVIVLGFRQAIVQVQQESD; this is translated from the coding sequence ATGGCTCTTAAAGACGCGCTGTTTGCAGTTTCCCTTATCCCCTACCTAGGGTTTCTGTGGTTTTTGACCCGATCTGGCCAAGCGCCCCGACTGGCTCTAATTGGGTTTTACTTAACCTTGTTGTTTATTGCGGTCACCGCCCCTGCTGGCATCTATGCCCTCAAAGTCTATGACGTTTCCTTAGCCAATCTCGACTGGCTTCATGGTTCAGCAGAAGTCTTTCTGACCCTATCTAATATTGTGATTGTGCTGGGGTTCCGTCAGGCCATTGTGCAAGTCCAACAGGAATCAGATTAA
- a CDS encoding winged helix-turn-helix domain-containing protein yields MSRVSTVKPHLTVDEVKDKIATAPTARCQQKWMIIYNALVDPRPAIEIATHTATSLRTVHQVISAYNRLGAAAIAPRAKRKKNPGAYLSIEEEIEFLESFIERAQQGHLTTVQEIQTAFETKVETSVAPSTIYRLLDRHGWRKLMPRPSHPNGNKAAREAFKKTFGGWSKPL; encoded by the coding sequence ATGAGTCGAGTTAGTACAGTTAAACCGCATCTAACAGTGGATGAGGTGAAAGACAAAATTGCTACGGCTCCGACTGCCCGCTGTCAGCAAAAATGGATGATTATTTATAACGCCCTGGTAGATCCTCGCCCAGCTATCGAAATAGCCACGCATACTGCTACTAGTCTTCGAACGGTCCATCAGGTGATTTCCGCTTACAATCGCCTAGGAGCAGCAGCAATTGCTCCTAGGGCTAAACGGAAGAAGAATCCCGGTGCTTATCTGAGTATCGAAGAAGAGATTGAATTTTTAGAATCGTTTATTGAACGTGCTCAACAAGGTCATTTAACAACGGTTCAAGAGATCCAAACGGCCTTTGAGACTAAAGTGGAGACGTCAGTGGCACCCAGTACTATCTATCGTTTGCTAGACCGACACGGATGGCGCAAACTCATGCCTCGTCCGTCCCATCCCAATGGAAACAAAGCGGCACGAGAGGCTTTTAAAAAAACTTTCGGGGGCTGGTCCAAACCGCTGTAG
- a CDS encoding CTB family bacteriocin, which produces MSELFTELSDQQQELVAGGSVTLLNVNATNFYSNTEILGAAGAAGSTPGGSVAVGEIAGANQEIYTNALGVQFGNVT; this is translated from the coding sequence ATGTCTGAATTATTTACTGAATTGTCTGATCAGCAGCAAGAACTTGTTGCTGGTGGTTCAGTGACGCTACTCAACGTCAATGCCACAAATTTCTACTCCAATACTGAAATCCTTGGGGCTGCTGGGGCTGCTGGCTCTACTCCAGGTGGATCAGTGGCTGTTGGTGAAATTGCTGGTGCGAACCAAGAAATTTATACCAATGCTCTTGGTGTTCAATTTGGTAATGTTACTTAG
- a CDS encoding cytochrome c encodes MEDPALTSDQTLNPDLNLQKALLMVLGWLLVIAVIIVAVHQMRLSDPYVRDVLHQEGKVSQGNAIFQLNCSGCHGTSGDGKVGPSLRRVATHRSQVGLIYQVTSGKTPPMPKFKANPQEMADLLEYLKTL; translated from the coding sequence TTGGAAGATCCGGCACTAACATCAGATCAAACCTTAAATCCTGACCTCAATCTGCAAAAAGCATTATTGATGGTCCTTGGATGGTTGCTAGTGATCGCAGTGATTATTGTCGCTGTCCATCAGATGCGTTTGTCTGATCCTTATGTGCGAGATGTGTTGCACCAGGAAGGTAAGGTTTCTCAAGGCAATGCTATTTTCCAGCTCAATTGTTCTGGCTGTCATGGCACATCAGGAGATGGCAAGGTAGGTCCCAGCCTGCGCCGTGTCGCTACTCACCGGTCTCAGGTGGGTTTGATTTATCAAGTCACTAGCGGTAAAACACCACCGATGCCAAAGTTCAAAGCAAATCCCCAAGAGATGGCCGATCTGCTGGAATATTTGAAAACCCTTTAA
- the rsmA gene encoding 16S rRNA (adenine(1518)-N(6)/adenine(1519)-N(6))-dimethyltransferase RsmA, whose product MPRPRKRFAQHWLKSQAVLREIIVAANIQECDRILEIGPGRGVLTRELLAQAQSVVSVELDRDLCKSLRYTFKDQDNFTLLEQDFLNIDVAAELADAQPNKIVANIPYNITSPILSKVLGRIDEPAQPIYETVVLLVQKEVADRLVAEPGSKTFNGLSVRSQYLAHCELICPVPASAFKPAPKVESAVVRLTPRPYPQPAQNPQWLSTLLKVGFGSRRKMLRNNLKALVDRDQLSDCLNTLNISLQARAEELSVAQWIALSDAVHPSQV is encoded by the coding sequence ATGCCTAGGCCCCGTAAACGTTTTGCTCAGCATTGGTTGAAAAGCCAAGCTGTGCTCCGTGAAATTATTGTTGCAGCCAATATACAGGAGTGCGATCGCATCCTTGAAATAGGACCGGGCAGAGGTGTCTTAACCCGAGAACTTCTGGCTCAAGCCCAGTCTGTTGTTTCGGTTGAGTTGGATCGGGACTTATGCAAATCTCTCCGCTATACCTTCAAGGACCAGGACAATTTCACGTTATTAGAGCAGGACTTTCTGAACATAGATGTTGCTGCAGAGCTAGCAGATGCGCAACCCAATAAAATCGTTGCCAATATTCCCTACAACATCACGAGCCCGATTCTCAGTAAGGTCCTGGGACGTATTGATGAGCCAGCACAACCGATTTATGAAACGGTCGTGTTGCTCGTCCAGAAAGAGGTGGCGGATCGGTTGGTGGCCGAACCGGGTTCGAAGACCTTTAACGGATTATCGGTTAGGTCGCAATATCTCGCCCATTGTGAATTGATTTGTCCAGTTCCCGCCTCTGCCTTTAAACCCGCCCCTAAAGTCGAGTCGGCAGTGGTGCGGCTGACCCCTCGTCCCTATCCCCAACCTGCCCAAAACCCGCAATGGCTTTCAACCTTATTGAAGGTGGGATTTGGCAGTCGTCGGAAGATGCTACGGAATAACCTCAAGGCATTAGTGGATCGAGACCAGCTATCGGATTGCTTGAATACCCTCAATATCAGTCTCCAGGCTCGTGCCGAGGAACTGAGTGTAGCCCAGTGGATTGCTTTAAGTGATGCGGTGCATCCAAGCCAGGTATAG
- a CDS encoding transposase, translating to MAADEGRFGRLGQVRRAWCAPGIRPESGQQLVREYLYGYVAVAPALGKMSALVLPFSNTQMMNLFLAQVADEFSDYFVVMQVDGASYHTGKKLVIPDNIRLIVQPPRSPQLNAVEHIWEEVKEKHFYNQVFDSLDEVSDTLCKGLKELMDLPDRLTSMTNFPHMRITI from the coding sequence ATGGCAGCAGACGAAGGGCGCTTTGGTCGTCTAGGGCAAGTAAGAAGAGCTTGGTGTGCTCCTGGAATTCGACCCGAAAGTGGGCAGCAGCTTGTCCGTGAATATCTCTATGGCTATGTTGCTGTTGCTCCTGCGTTAGGAAAGATGAGTGCTTTAGTCTTACCCTTTTCCAATACTCAGATGATGAACTTATTCCTAGCACAAGTGGCGGATGAATTTTCAGACTATTTTGTGGTGATGCAGGTCGATGGAGCGTCTTACCACACCGGAAAGAAGCTCGTCATTCCAGACAATATACGCTTGATTGTTCAGCCTCCTCGAAGTCCACAACTCAATGCTGTAGAGCATATCTGGGAGGAGGTGAAAGAAAAGCACTTCTACAATCAGGTTTTTGATTCTTTAGATGAGGTATCCGATACCTTGTGCAAGGGACTCAAAGAACTCATGGATTTACCCGATAGGCTGACTTCTATGACCAATTTTCCTCATATGAGAATTACGATTTAA
- the ispE gene encoding 4-(cytidine 5'-diphospho)-2-C-methyl-D-erythritol kinase gives MHAYTLKAPAKINLLLEIIGDRPDGFHELVMVLQSISLADIVELQPLGGDRIQLHCNHPQVPCDETNLAHRAARLMQEQYPGKGGVAITIDKKIPIGAGLAGGSADAAAVLVGLDLMWNLGLTQAELHTYAAKLGSDIPFCVSGGTALALGRGEELTPLPDLDQLYGVLAKYRSLSVATPWAYKTYRQQFSESYARDPEALERRRREGHSVELMAAITHRDSLEVPQHLYNDLEKVVLPEYPQVQEIRDLLQSFGALGTMMSGSGPTVFGLAESRSNAELMATQLQTALPDPDLEILVTKFCSSGIQVLS, from the coding sequence ATGCATGCTTATACGCTGAAAGCGCCTGCCAAGATCAACCTGCTGTTAGAAATTATTGGCGATCGACCCGACGGGTTCCATGAGTTGGTAATGGTGCTGCAGAGCATTAGCTTGGCGGACATTGTAGAGTTACAGCCCCTCGGTGGCGATCGGATTCAATTGCACTGCAATCATCCCCAGGTGCCCTGTGATGAGACGAACCTAGCCCATCGAGCCGCTCGCTTGATGCAGGAGCAGTATCCAGGCAAAGGTGGCGTCGCGATTACGATTGATAAAAAAATTCCCATTGGCGCGGGGTTGGCAGGGGGCTCTGCGGATGCGGCAGCAGTGTTGGTGGGCTTGGATTTGATGTGGAATTTGGGGTTAACCCAAGCTGAACTCCATACCTATGCGGCTAAGTTAGGGTCTGATATTCCCTTTTGTGTGTCGGGGGGAACGGCCTTGGCCTTGGGACGCGGGGAAGAACTCACGCCCCTTCCCGACTTGGATCAGCTTTATGGGGTGTTGGCAAAGTATCGGAGCTTGTCCGTTGCCACCCCTTGGGCCTACAAAACCTATCGTCAACAATTTAGTGAATCCTATGCCCGTGATCCAGAAGCCCTGGAACGGCGGCGGCGTGAAGGACATTCAGTGGAGTTAATGGCAGCGATTACCCATCGCGATTCTCTGGAAGTGCCTCAACATCTGTATAACGATTTGGAAAAAGTGGTCTTGCCGGAATATCCCCAGGTGCAAGAAATTCGAGATTTACTGCAATCCTTTGGGGCGTTGGGAACGATGATGTCGGGGTCTGGGCCAACGGTATTTGGGTTGGCAGAGTCGAGATCTAATGCGGAGTTGATGGCGACACAGTTACAAACGGCTCTGCCTGATCCAGATTTAGAAATTCTAGTGACTAAATTTTGTAGTAGTGGCATTCAGGTGCTGTCTTAA